The following nucleotide sequence is from Lysobacterales bacterium.
GCCCTGCATGCGCTCGGCCTGCGCACCGTGCTGATCTCGGGCGACAACGCCGGCGCCGCAAACGCAGTGGCACGCGCCGTCGGTATTCGTGCGGACGACGTGCACGCGAACGTGTTGCCGGGCGACAAGGCCGAGGAAGTCCGTGCCCTCGCGGCAATCGATCGGGTCGCCATGGTCGGCGACGGCATCAACGACGCACCCGCGCTGGCGGCGGCCGATGTCGGCATCGCCATGGGCAGCGGCACCGATGTCGCGATGCAGGCAGCGGGCATCACCCTGATGCGTCCCGATCCGCGGCTGATCGTCGACGCCATCGATATTTCTCGGCGCACCACCCGCAAGATCCACCAGAACCTGTTCTGGGCCTTCATCTACAACATCGTCGGCATTCCGCTCGCTGCCGCCGGACTGCTGAACCCGGTGATCGCCGGCGCGGCGATGGCCTTCTCGAGCGTCAGCGTCGTCACCAATACCCTGCTGCTGCGACGCTGGACGCCGCGGGCCCAACATCGCATCGAAGGAGCCTGACATGCGCCACGTCGTCCGTCCCGAACTGTCCGACGCCAGGCAGCAGGGCCTGCACAATATCGGCGAAGCCGCCGCGCTGAGCGGCGTGTCGGCGAAGATGATCCGCCATTACGAAAGCATCGACCTGATTCCGCCCGCGGGCCGAACCTTTGCGAACTACCGCCTGTATTCCGACGCCGACCTGCACCGACTGCGCTTCATCAAGCGGGCGCGCTCACTCGGCTTCTCGATGAAGGAGATCGCGCAACTGCTCGCCCTCTGGTCGGACCCGAAGCGCAACAGCAGCGAGGTCAAGAAACTGGCGCAGTCGCACGCCGCTGAACTTGGCCGCAAG
It contains:
- the cueR gene encoding Cu(I)-responsive transcriptional regulator: MRHVVRPELSDARQQGLHNIGEAAALSGVSAKMIRHYESIDLIPPAGRTFANYRLYSDADLHRLRFIKRARSLGFSMKEIAQLLALWSDPKRNSSEVKKLAQSHAAELGRKIAEMQAMQRTLADLARQCHGNDRPECPILDDLARPEPAKRGKASACH